A single region of the Xenopus laevis strain J_2021 chromosome 4L, Xenopus_laevis_v10.1, whole genome shotgun sequence genome encodes:
- the LOC121402873 gene encoding mucin-5B-like has protein sequence MGKSMGIWSSIYFLLIVLPCLQAQGIYSFISPILNPIFTSSSSAHNGYVCSTWGNNYFKALDGDIFYFPGQCNYLFASNCKSVTEDFNIQIRRSIVNGLPTVSHIGLKIEGVFIELTKDTVKFSDQVVSLPYSLSGIQIDRIGAYIRIISKVGLEFKWNEDDAAMLELDQKYQNQTCGLCGDFNGDPVYNEFIFDNVKLTDNQYGNLQKRNGPTETCADVLEVPQNNCTDLRMTISQTQVVGNEPKTCNFVSRSTLLAFGALSNASDSNCIALNS, from the exons ATGGGGAAAAGCATGGGAATATGGAGCTCTATCTATTTTCTCTTGATAGTGCTTCCCTGTCTCCAGGCACAAg GAATATATTCCTTTATTTCACCCATCTTAAATCCCATTTTCACAA GCAGTTCCTCTGCCCATAATGGATACGTTTGCAGTACATGGGGGAATAACTATTTCAAGGCTTTAGATGGCGATATTTTCTACTTCCCTGGACAATGCAACTACTTGTTTGCCTCAAACTGTAAAAGCGTCACTGAGGATTTTAACATCCAAATCAGGCGTTCTATTGTGAATGGCCTACCTACAGTGAGCCACATCGGTTTGAAGATTGAAGGAGTATTTATTGAATTGACAAAAGATACCGTTAAATTCAGTGACcaagt GGTGTCTCTGCCATACAGTCTTTCAGGAATTCAGATTGATAGAATTGGAGCATATATCAGAATAATTTCCAAAGTGGGCCTGGAATTTAAGTGGAATGAAGATGATGCTGCAATG TTGGAACTGGATCAGAAATATCAGAACCAAACTTGTGGTCTTTGTGGGGACTTTAATGGAGATCCAGTTTACAATGAATTCATTTTTGACA ATGTCAAGTTAACTGATAATCAGTATGGAAATCTGCAGAAGAGGAATGGTCCAACTGAAACATGTGCAGATGTGCTAGAGGTTCCTCAGAACAACTGTACTGATTTG AGAATGACCATTTCCCAGACACAAGTTGTTGGTAATGAACCGAAGACTTGCAATTTTGTATCTCGTAGTACTCTACTTGCTTTTGGAGCATTGTCCAATGCGTCAGATTCCAACTGTATTGCTTTGAACAGTTAA